One Pseudomonas muyukensis DNA segment encodes these proteins:
- a CDS encoding lactonase family protein, which produces MNRKWTRLLTASLMALSVNAQAATLLVGSYTDNGSEGIYRYDFNSHTGQIDAIPRQVVKSVSPSWLVLSADQRQLFAVNETPQGQVSSFSLGKNGEIKALNQVPSLGDEPTHASLSHDQRYLFVANYAVAPDPGGSLVVIPVARDGKLKPAVQQARHTPSKVNPERQASAHVHSLVLSPDGRHLYACDLGADKVFIYRYDGASPEHPLSPAIPPSVDLPPGSGPRHLLFDAKGRHAYLTLEMSAEVVVFDVRDGALTERQRLPLTERQEAQAKAAGGLHLSADGRFLYVSNRGTANEIVVYAVGKDDGQLTLLQRRSVEGDHPREFALDPDGNYLLVANQKSNQIVVLRRDPRNGKLGDTVQKLEQPAPSDLKFVE; this is translated from the coding sequence ATGAACAGGAAATGGACACGCCTGCTGACCGCTAGCCTCATGGCTTTGTCAGTCAACGCCCAGGCCGCCACGTTGCTGGTGGGCAGCTACACCGACAACGGCAGCGAAGGAATCTACCGCTACGACTTCAATTCCCACACTGGTCAGATCGACGCCATACCCCGACAGGTGGTCAAGAGCGTCAGCCCTTCGTGGCTGGTGCTGTCGGCTGACCAGCGCCAGTTGTTCGCGGTCAATGAAACGCCCCAGGGCCAGGTCAGCAGTTTCTCGCTGGGCAAAAATGGCGAGATCAAAGCGTTGAACCAGGTCCCCAGCCTGGGCGACGAGCCGACCCACGCCAGCCTCAGCCACGACCAGCGCTACCTGTTCGTCGCCAACTACGCGGTGGCACCCGACCCGGGTGGCAGCCTGGTGGTGATCCCGGTGGCCAGGGATGGCAAGCTCAAGCCTGCGGTGCAGCAGGCCCGGCATACGCCGAGCAAGGTCAATCCCGAGCGCCAGGCCAGTGCCCATGTGCATTCGCTGGTGCTGTCGCCCGATGGCCGCCACCTGTACGCCTGCGACCTGGGCGCGGACAAAGTGTTCATCTACCGCTACGACGGCGCCAGCCCCGAGCATCCGCTGAGCCCGGCTATACCGCCGTCGGTGGATCTGCCGCCAGGTAGCGGCCCGCGCCACCTGCTGTTCGATGCCAAGGGTCGACATGCCTACCTGACGCTGGAAATGAGCGCCGAGGTGGTGGTGTTCGATGTGCGTGACGGTGCTTTGACCGAGCGCCAGCGCCTGCCGCTGACCGAGCGCCAGGAGGCGCAGGCGAAGGCCGCTGGCGGTCTGCACCTGTCGGCCGATGGGCGTTTCCTGTATGTCAGCAATCGCGGTACCGCCAACGAGATCGTGGTGTATGCGGTGGGCAAGGACGACGGCCAGCTGACCTTGCTGCAGCGGCGCTCGGTGGAGGGCGATCATCCCCGCGAGTTCGCCCTCGATCCGGATGGCAACTACCTGCTGGTGGCGAACCAGAAAAGCAACCAGATCGTGGTCCTGCGCCGCGACCCGCGCAACGGCAAGCTCGGTGACACCGTGCAGAAGCTTGAGCAGCCGGCGCCTTCGGACCTCAAGTTTGTCGAGTAA
- a CDS encoding DUF5629 family protein translates to MTTLATALESCDMLLIDGLHAFDFTFDESGLSIECMDGRQLRRWTFSPDQVAAATGTGDDWSLASDEGEHRLVCMSAFRAPDEEDDEQEMDTPADR, encoded by the coding sequence ATGACCACCCTCGCCACCGCCCTCGAATCCTGCGACATGCTGCTGATCGACGGCCTGCACGCTTTCGATTTCACCTTCGACGAATCCGGCCTGAGCATCGAATGCATGGACGGTCGCCAACTGCGCCGCTGGACCTTCAGCCCCGACCAGGTCGCCGCCGCCACCGGCACGGGCGATGACTGGAGCCTGGCCAGTGACGAAGGCGAGCATCGTCTAGTCTGTATGAGTGCTTTTCGTGCCCCGGATGAAGAAGACGATGAACAGGAAATGGACACGCCTGCTGACCGCTAG
- a CDS encoding exonuclease SbcCD subunit D C-terminal domain-containing protein has protein sequence MRLFHTSDWHLGQSLHGQERDFEHACFLDWLLGQLRLRQPDALLIAGDIFDTVNPPVKAQERLYDFIVQAHEQQPKLDIVMIAGNHDSGSRIELPAPLMRRLRTHALGRVHWLDEGQLDAERLLIPLTNARGKVCAWCLALPFLRPAEVTGPALGDDYLKGITQVHEQLIGAAQKVRKKDQALVAVSHAHMAGGSISEDSERSLIIGNAEALPARLFDKAISYVALGHLHKPQQVNREQRIRYSGAPIPLSFAEINYPHQVLEVELQGSELVSVEARLVPRAVALQRVGPAPLGELLEQLAQLPMIDLLEDPNRQPWLEVRVRLDEPQPDLRQQIETALQGKAVRLVRISAEYAGPGRQEDDEQAFVELAQMTPQDLFGRAWEQAYGNAADEQALADFAELLQDVLQEEEQP, from the coding sequence ATGCGTCTGTTTCACACCTCCGACTGGCACCTGGGCCAAAGCCTGCACGGCCAGGAACGCGACTTCGAACACGCCTGCTTCCTCGACTGGCTGCTCGGCCAGCTGCGCCTGCGCCAGCCCGACGCCCTGCTGATCGCCGGCGACATCTTCGACACCGTCAACCCGCCGGTCAAAGCCCAGGAACGGCTCTACGACTTCATCGTCCAGGCCCACGAACAACAGCCCAAGCTGGACATCGTGATGATCGCCGGCAACCACGATTCCGGCTCGCGCATCGAGCTGCCGGCGCCGCTGATGCGCCGCCTGCGCACCCATGCCCTGGGCCGTGTGCACTGGCTCGATGAAGGCCAGCTGGACGCCGAGCGCCTGCTGATTCCGCTGACCAATGCCCGTGGCAAGGTCTGCGCCTGGTGCCTGGCCCTGCCCTTCCTGCGCCCGGCCGAAGTCACCGGCCCGGCCCTGGGCGACGATTACCTCAAGGGCATCACCCAGGTGCACGAGCAACTGATCGGCGCCGCGCAAAAAGTCCGCAAGAAGGACCAGGCACTGGTCGCCGTCAGCCACGCGCACATGGCCGGCGGCAGCATCAGCGAGGACTCCGAGCGCAGCCTGATCATCGGCAATGCCGAGGCGCTGCCGGCGCGGCTGTTCGACAAGGCCATCAGCTATGTCGCCCTCGGCCACCTGCACAAGCCACAGCAGGTCAACCGCGAGCAGCGCATCCGCTACAGCGGCGCGCCGATCCCGCTGTCGTTCGCCGAGATCAACTACCCGCACCAAGTGCTGGAAGTGGAGCTGCAGGGCAGCGAGCTGGTCAGCGTCGAGGCGCGCCTGGTCCCCCGCGCCGTGGCCCTGCAACGGGTCGGCCCGGCGCCGCTGGGCGAACTGCTCGAACAGCTCGCCCAGCTGCCGATGATCGACCTGCTCGAAGACCCCAACCGCCAGCCCTGGCTGGAGGTACGGGTGCGCCTGGACGAACCGCAACCGGACCTGCGCCAGCAGATCGAGACCGCCCTGCAGGGCAAGGCCGTGCGCCTGGTGCGCATCAGCGCCGAGTACGCCGGCCCCGGGCGCCAGGAGGACGACGAGCAGGCGTTCGTCGAGCTGGCCCAGATGACCCCGCAAGACCTGTTTGGCCGCGCCTGGGAGCAGGCCTACGGCAACGCCGCCGACGAGCAGGCCCTGGCCGACTTCGCCGAGTTGCTGCAAGACGTGCTGCAAGAAGAGGAACAGCCATGA
- a CDS encoding AAA family ATPase, producing the protein MKILAIRLKNLASLAGPIDIDFTAEPLASAGLFAITGPTGAGKSTLLDALCLALFGSVPRLNDIAREAKVPDADGDIPTSDPRNLLRRGTGSGFAEVDFVGIDGRRYRARWEANRAREKATGKLQNSRQSLYDLDSEQLLGSGKNEYKQLVEARLGLNFEQFTRAVMLAQSEFGAFLKADDRERSELLEKLTNTAIYTRLGQRAFSKARETGEVHNDLKKQAEHLLPMEAEARAALDQALAQAQQQFKAEQARQRQLEQQRTWLAEQQRLQAQHSEAGTALHDAQHQWQQLAEQRVDLQRLERLAPQRHQFHRQQHLAGQLAPVLADIDQQQRQQTELQQHTDALQQALETARQQLVQHQALHGANAPRLRQAFAAQGDLARLDSELAEQRQACTQAEQDVDTARQQLQQLEDNQQRSLQQLARIDSALAESELLGTLADAWQAYLPQLKQVMLIGGRLAQGREELPGLQAQASQANAQLQAQREHFELLFREAGAEPQALAEQIDLLGSMLQDNRKQQRAVEELSRLHGRERELRANLDALHERQQQAMQQRQQLIGEGTAAKAELESAEQALTLTRQLLERQRLARNTSVEELRAQLRDGEPCPVCGSAEHPFHQPEALLHSLGRHDQAEEAAAQQQVEQLNTRLVELRTQLGVVNAQLKDYQQQQQQLGEQLQTVLEQVQAHALWPALAPQDDSARGKWLDSQLRRLGEEIDSDEKRQGALLALHKDAARLTQQLQAASEAQQQAQRHLDQQHQALAADEQQLAQALESLQSVLPPEILQALRDDPANAFLGLDQQIAQRRQQLDLRKDELEEQQARQTQLDKQRDQQQARLHSQQQLQQKLAALDEQRRQAQATLGELLGEQPSAEAWQQHMDSQLEQARAAEADSARQLQALHTQGVQLAGELKANQQRQQALEQEHQQLQGDIAQWRSEHPELDDAGLERLLAIDDSQVGELRQRLQAAEKAVEQGRVLLGEREQQLQQHTAQAHDELPVEALESALAELVAQLPAQEQQCAELRARQAEDQRRQQASQALAEQIETARLQWQRWARLNQLIGSASGDVFRKIAQGYNLDLLLHHANSQLRQLARRYRLKRGGSALGLLVLDTEMGDELRSVHSLSGGETFLVSLALALGLASMASSTLRIESLFIDEGFGSLDPESLQLAMDALDGLQAQGRKVAVISHVQEMHERIPVQIQVRRQGNGLSDVEVCG; encoded by the coding sequence ATGAAGATTCTCGCCATCCGCTTGAAGAACCTGGCCTCCCTTGCCGGCCCCATCGACATCGACTTCACCGCCGAGCCCCTGGCCAGCGCGGGCCTGTTCGCCATCACCGGGCCCACCGGCGCCGGCAAGAGCACCCTGCTCGACGCCCTGTGCCTGGCGCTGTTCGGCAGCGTGCCGCGGCTCAACGACATCGCCCGGGAAGCCAAGGTGCCCGATGCCGACGGCGACATCCCCACCTCCGACCCCCGCAACCTGCTGCGCCGCGGTACCGGCAGCGGCTTCGCCGAAGTGGATTTCGTCGGAATCGACGGGCGCCGCTACCGTGCCCGCTGGGAGGCCAACCGCGCCCGCGAGAAGGCCACCGGCAAGTTGCAGAACAGCCGCCAGAGCCTCTACGACCTGGACAGCGAGCAACTGCTGGGCAGTGGCAAGAACGAATACAAGCAACTGGTCGAAGCCCGCCTGGGCCTGAACTTCGAGCAGTTCACCCGTGCGGTGATGCTGGCCCAGAGCGAGTTCGGCGCCTTCCTCAAGGCCGACGACCGTGAGCGCAGCGAACTGCTGGAAAAGCTCACCAACACCGCGATCTACACCCGCCTTGGCCAACGGGCCTTCAGCAAGGCACGGGAAACCGGCGAGGTTCACAACGACCTGAAAAAGCAGGCCGAGCACCTGCTGCCGATGGAGGCCGAAGCCCGCGCCGCCCTCGACCAGGCGCTGGCACAGGCCCAGCAGCAGTTCAAGGCCGAGCAGGCACGCCAGCGCCAGCTGGAACAGCAGCGCACCTGGCTTGCCGAACAGCAGCGCCTGCAGGCCCAGCACAGCGAAGCCGGCACGGCGCTGCACGATGCGCAACACCAGTGGCAGCAACTGGCCGAACAACGCGTCGACCTGCAACGCCTGGAACGCCTGGCGCCCCAGCGTCACCAGTTCCACCGCCAGCAGCACCTGGCCGGGCAACTGGCTCCCGTGCTGGCCGATATCGACCAGCAACAGCGCCAACAAACCGAACTGCAGCAACACACCGACGCGCTGCAACAAGCCCTGGAAACAGCCCGCCAGCAACTGGTCCAGCACCAGGCCCTGCATGGCGCAAACGCCCCGCGCCTGCGCCAGGCCTTTGCCGCCCAGGGCGACCTGGCGCGCCTGGACAGCGAACTTGCCGAGCAACGCCAAGCCTGCACCCAGGCCGAACAGGACGTCGATACAGCCCGCCAGCAGTTGCAGCAACTTGAAGACAACCAGCAACGCAGCCTGCAGCAACTGGCCCGGATCGACAGCGCCCTGGCTGAAAGCGAACTGCTTGGCACCCTGGCCGACGCCTGGCAGGCCTACCTGCCGCAACTCAAGCAGGTGATGCTGATTGGCGGCCGCCTGGCCCAGGGCCGCGAGGAACTACCCGGCCTGCAGGCCCAGGCCAGCCAGGCCAACGCCCAGCTGCAAGCCCAGCGCGAGCACTTCGAGTTGCTGTTCCGCGAGGCGGGGGCCGAACCCCAGGCGCTGGCCGAGCAGATCGACCTGCTCGGCAGCATGCTCCAGGACAACCGCAAGCAGCAGCGCGCGGTCGAGGAACTGTCGCGCCTGCATGGCCGCGAAAGGGAACTGCGCGCCAACCTCGACGCACTGCACGAACGCCAGCAGCAGGCCATGCAGCAACGCCAGCAACTGATCGGCGAAGGCACGGCGGCCAAGGCCGAACTGGAAAGTGCCGAACAAGCCTTGACCCTGACCCGCCAGTTGCTCGAGCGCCAGCGCCTGGCGCGCAACACCAGCGTCGAGGAACTGCGCGCGCAACTGCGCGACGGCGAGCCCTGCCCGGTTTGCGGCAGCGCCGAACACCCGTTCCATCAGCCCGAAGCGCTGCTGCACAGCCTTGGGCGCCACGACCAGGCCGAGGAAGCCGCGGCGCAGCAGCAGGTCGAACAGCTCAATACCAGGTTGGTGGAGCTGCGCACCCAGCTGGGCGTGGTCAATGCCCAGCTCAAGGATTACCAGCAGCAACAGCAGCAGTTGGGCGAACAGCTCCAGACCGTGCTTGAGCAGGTTCAGGCGCATGCCCTGTGGCCAGCGCTGGCGCCGCAGGACGACAGCGCCCGTGGCAAGTGGCTCGACAGCCAGCTGCGCCGCCTTGGCGAGGAGATCGACAGCGACGAGAAACGCCAGGGCGCCCTGCTCGCCCTGCACAAGGATGCTGCCCGCCTCACCCAGCAATTGCAGGCCGCCAGCGAAGCCCAGCAACAGGCCCAGCGCCACCTCGACCAGCAGCACCAGGCCCTGGCCGCCGACGAGCAACAACTTGCGCAAGCCCTCGAAAGCCTCCAAAGCGTGCTGCCCCCAGAGATTCTCCAGGCCCTGCGCGACGACCCGGCCAACGCCTTCCTCGGCCTCGACCAGCAGATTGCCCAACGTCGCCAGCAACTCGACCTGCGCAAGGACGAGCTGGAAGAACAACAGGCTCGCCAGACCCAGCTGGACAAACAGCGCGATCAGCAACAGGCCCGCCTGCACAGCCAGCAGCAGCTGCAACAGAAGCTCGCCGCGCTGGACGAACAACGCCGCCAGGCCCAGGCCACCCTGGGCGAGCTGCTCGGTGAACAGCCCAGCGCCGAAGCCTGGCAACAGCACATGGACAGCCAGCTGGAACAGGCCCGCGCCGCCGAGGCTGACAGCGCTCGACAACTGCAAGCGCTGCACACCCAGGGCGTGCAACTGGCCGGCGAGCTCAAGGCCAACCAGCAGCGCCAGCAGGCACTGGAGCAGGAGCATCAGCAGCTGCAGGGCGACATCGCCCAGTGGCGCAGCGAACACCCAGAGCTGGACGACGCAGGCCTGGAGCGCCTGCTGGCCATCGACGACAGCCAGGTGGGCGAACTGCGCCAACGCCTGCAGGCCGCTGAAAAAGCCGTCGAGCAAGGCCGCGTGCTGCTAGGGGAGCGTGAGCAGCAGCTGCAGCAACACACCGCCCAGGCCCATGATGAACTGCCCGTCGAAGCCCTGGAATCGGCCCTCGCCGAGCTGGTCGCGCAGTTGCCGGCCCAAGAGCAGCAATGTGCCGAACTGCGCGCCCGACAGGCCGAGGATCAGCGCCGCCAACAGGCCAGCCAGGCCCTCGCCGAACAGATCGAAACAGCACGCCTGCAATGGCAACGCTGGGCCCGCCTGAACCAGCTGATCGGCTCGGCCTCGGGCGACGTGTTCCGCAAGATCGCTCAGGGTTACAACCTTGACCTGCTGCTGCACCACGCCAACAGCCAGCTGCGCCAGTTGGCCAGGCGCTATCGCCTCAAGCGCGGTGGCAGCGCCCTGGGCCTGCTGGTGCTGGACACCGAGATGGGCGACGAACTGCGCTCGGTGCATTCGTTGTCGGGCGGCGAGACCTTCCTGGTCTCCCTGGCCCTGGCCTTGGGCCTGGCGTCGATGGCGTCGAGCACCTTGCGTATCGAATCGCTGTTCATCGACGAGGGCTTCGGCAGCCTCGACCCCGAGTCGCTGCAACTGGCCATGGACGCCCTGGACGGCCTGCAGGCCCAGGGCCGCAAGGTGGCAGTGATCTCCCACGTACAGGAAATGCACGAGCGCATCCCGGTGCAGATCCAGGTACGCCGCCAGGGCAACGGCCTGAGCGATGTCGAGGTGTGTGGGTGA
- a CDS encoding efflux RND transporter permease subunit yields the protein MTSRESFDMQHKDKATLLERLIFNNRPAVIAICLLVSVFLFWQATQIRPSTSFEKMIPLQHPFIEQMMEHRNDLANLGNTVRVSVEAVNGDIFDKDYMETLRQIHDEVFYIPGVDRAGLKSLWSPSVRWSEVTEEGFSGGEVIPNTYNGSQDSLDTLRDNVLKSGQVGRLVANNFKSSIIDIPLLESHPDPQDPGKQVKLDYQQFSHQLEEKIRDKFQAQNPNVKIHIVGFAKKVGDLIDGLVMVALFFGVALLITWALLYWFTWCIRSTIAVLVTTLVAVVWQLGLMHAVGFGLDPYSMLVPFLIFAIGISHGVQKINGIALQSSDADNALTAARRTFRQLFLPGMIAILADAVGFITLLIIDIGVIRELAIGASIGVAVIVFTNLILLPVAISYVGISQKAIARSKKDATCEHPFWRLLSNFASAKVAPVSVVLALLAFAGGLWYSQNLKIGDLDQGAPELRPDSRYNQDNSFIISNYSTSSDVLVIMVKTPAESCSIHSTMAPIDALMWTMDNTPGVQSTISLVTVSKQVIKGMNEGSLKWETLSRNPDILNNSIARADGLYNADCSLAPVLVFLNDHKAETLERVTAAAKAFADSHNKDGLQFLLAAGNAGIEAATNEVIKSAELTILILVYICVAVMCMITFRSFAATLCIVLPLVLTSVLGNALMAFMGIGVKVATLPVVALGVGIGVDYGIYIYSRLESFLRAGLPLQEAYYETLRSTGKAVLFTGLCLAIGVCTWIFSAIKFQADMGLMLTFMLLWNMFGALWLLPALARFLIKPAKLAGKEGGSIFAH from the coding sequence ATGACCAGCCGGGAGAGTTTCGACATGCAGCACAAGGACAAGGCCACCCTGCTGGAACGCCTGATCTTCAACAATCGTCCGGCGGTCATCGCCATCTGCCTGCTGGTCAGCGTGTTCCTGTTCTGGCAGGCCACGCAGATCCGCCCGTCCACCAGTTTCGAGAAGATGATCCCGCTGCAGCACCCGTTCATCGAGCAGATGATGGAGCACCGCAACGACCTGGCCAACCTCGGCAACACCGTGCGCGTGTCGGTCGAGGCGGTCAACGGCGACATTTTCGACAAGGACTACATGGAGACCCTGCGCCAGATCCATGACGAGGTGTTCTACATCCCCGGTGTCGATCGCGCGGGCCTCAAGTCGCTGTGGAGCCCCAGCGTGCGCTGGAGCGAGGTCACCGAAGAGGGCTTCTCCGGCGGCGAGGTCATCCCCAACACCTACAACGGCTCCCAGGACAGCCTCGACACGCTGCGCGACAACGTGCTCAAGTCCGGCCAGGTCGGGCGCCTGGTGGCCAACAACTTCAAGTCGAGCATCATCGACATCCCGCTGCTGGAAAGCCACCCCGACCCACAGGATCCGGGCAAGCAGGTCAAGCTCGACTACCAGCAGTTCTCGCACCAGCTCGAGGAGAAGATCCGCGACAAGTTCCAGGCGCAGAACCCCAACGTGAAGATCCACATCGTCGGCTTCGCCAAGAAGGTCGGCGACCTGATCGACGGCCTGGTGATGGTGGCGCTGTTCTTCGGCGTGGCGCTGCTGATCACCTGGGCGCTGCTGTACTGGTTCACCTGGTGCATCCGCAGCACCATCGCCGTGCTGGTCACCACCCTGGTGGCGGTGGTCTGGCAGCTGGGGCTGATGCATGCGGTGGGCTTCGGCCTGGACCCGTACTCGATGCTGGTACCCTTCCTGATCTTCGCCATCGGCATCTCCCACGGGGTGCAGAAGATCAACGGCATCGCCTTGCAGTCCAGCGACGCCGACAACGCCCTGACCGCCGCGCGGCGCACCTTCCGCCAGCTGTTCCTGCCGGGGATGATCGCCATCCTCGCCGATGCGGTGGGTTTCATTACCCTGCTGATCATCGATATCGGGGTGATCCGCGAGCTGGCCATCGGCGCCTCGATCGGCGTGGCGGTGATCGTGTTCACCAACCTGATCCTGCTGCCGGTGGCGATCAGCTACGTCGGCATCAGCCAGAAAGCCATCGCCCGCAGCAAGAAGGACGCCACCTGTGAACACCCGTTCTGGCGCCTGCTGTCCAACTTCGCCAGCGCCAAGGTGGCGCCGGTGTCGGTGGTGCTGGCGCTGCTGGCCTTCGCCGGCGGCCTCTGGTACAGCCAGAACCTGAAGATCGGCGACCTCGACCAGGGCGCCCCGGAGCTGCGCCCGGACTCGCGCTACAACCAGGACAATAGCTTCATCATCAGCAACTACTCGACCAGTTCCGATGTGTTGGTGATCATGGTCAAGACCCCGGCCGAGAGTTGCTCGATCCACTCGACCATGGCACCGATCGACGCGTTGATGTGGACCATGGACAACACCCCGGGGGTGCAGTCGACCATCTCCCTGGTGACCGTGTCCAAGCAGGTCATCAAGGGCATGAACGAGGGCAGCCTGAAGTGGGAAACGCTGTCGCGCAACCCGGACATCCTCAACAACTCCATCGCCCGTGCCGACGGCCTGTACAACGCCGACTGCTCGCTGGCGCCGGTGCTGGTGTTCCTCAACGACCACAAGGCCGAAACCCTGGAGCGGGTCACCGCCGCGGCCAAGGCCTTCGCCGACAGCCACAACAAGGATGGCCTGCAGTTCCTCCTGGCGGCCGGTAACGCCGGCATCGAGGCGGCCACCAACGAGGTGATCAAGTCGGCCGAGCTGACCATCCTGATCCTGGTGTACATCTGCGTGGCGGTGATGTGCATGATCACCTTCCGCTCCTTCGCCGCGACGCTGTGCATCGTCCTGCCGCTGGTGCTGACCTCGGTGCTGGGCAACGCGCTGATGGCGTTCATGGGGATCGGCGTCAAGGTCGCCACGCTGCCGGTGGTGGCGCTGGGCGTGGGTATCGGCGTGGACTACGGCATCTACATCTACAGCCGCCTGGAAAGCTTCCTGCGTGCTGGTCTGCCGCTGCAGGAGGCCTACTACGAAACCCTGCGCTCCACCGGCAAGGCGGTGCTGTTCACCGGCCTGTGCCTGGCCATCGGCGTGTGCACCTGGATCTTCTCGGCGATCAAGTTCCAGGCCGACATGGGCCTGATGCTGACCTTCATGCTGCTGTGGAACATGTTCGGTGCACTGTGGCTGTTGCCGGCGCTGGCGCGGTTCCTGATCAAGCCGGCCAAGCTGGCAGGCAAGGAGGGCGGGTCGATCTTCGCCCATTGA
- a CDS encoding WD40/YVTN/BNR-like repeat-containing protein: MRERITPRRRLATGAMLALVLGIGAGNVEAAVAADDYSVESAKASQSLLIGATHAGQRLVVVGDRGHILFSDDQGKTWTQARVPTRQLLTGVFFVDDKRGWAVGHDAQILASSDGGATWSKQFEDLSREAPLLDVRFLDPQHGFAVGAYGALLETLDGGQHWQDVAERLDNPDQLHLNGITQVKDAGLFIVGEQGSMFRSSDNGQSWTKVQGPYEGSLFGVIGTAQPNTLLAYGLRGNLFRSTDFGDSWQPIALKAERGPLEFGLASATLLEDGSLVLVGNGGSVLRSHDDGQTFSVRNRADRIALSGVSGLGVGGLLLVGQGGVHLASADGVEEVRP, from the coding sequence ATGAGAGAGCGGATTACGCCACGTCGCCGGCTGGCGACAGGCGCGATGCTGGCATTGGTGCTGGGCATCGGCGCTGGCAATGTCGAGGCGGCGGTGGCCGCCGACGACTATTCGGTGGAATCGGCCAAGGCCAGCCAGAGCCTGCTGATCGGCGCCACCCATGCCGGGCAACGCCTGGTGGTGGTCGGTGATCGCGGCCACATCCTGTTCTCCGACGACCAGGGCAAGACCTGGACCCAAGCCCGGGTACCCACCCGGCAACTGCTCACCGGCGTGTTTTTCGTCGACGACAAGCGCGGCTGGGCCGTTGGCCATGACGCGCAGATCCTCGCCAGCAGCGACGGCGGCGCCACCTGGAGCAAGCAGTTCGAAGACTTGTCCCGTGAAGCCCCCTTGCTCGATGTGCGCTTCCTCGACCCGCAGCACGGCTTTGCCGTGGGCGCCTACGGTGCCTTGCTGGAAACGCTCGATGGCGGCCAGCACTGGCAGGACGTCGCCGAGCGCCTGGATAACCCCGACCAGCTGCACCTCAACGGTATCACCCAGGTGAAGGACGCCGGCCTGTTCATCGTCGGCGAGCAGGGCAGCATGTTCCGCTCCAGCGACAACGGCCAGAGCTGGACCAAGGTCCAGGGCCCCTACGAGGGCTCGCTGTTCGGCGTGATCGGCACCGCCCAGCCCAACACCCTGCTGGCCTACGGCCTGCGCGGCAACCTGTTCCGCTCCACCGATTTCGGCGACAGCTGGCAGCCGATCGCGCTCAAGGCTGAACGCGGCCCGCTCGAATTCGGCCTGGCAAGCGCTACGCTTCTCGAGGACGGCAGCCTGGTGCTGGTCGGCAACGGTGGCAGCGTGCTGCGCAGCCATGACGATGGCCAAACCTTCAGCGTGCGCAACCGCGCCGACCGCATCGCCCTGTCGGGCGTCAGCGGCCTGGGCGTCGGCGGCCTGCTGCTGGTTGGGCAAGGCGGCGTGCACCTGGCCTCGGCCGACGGCGTAGAGGAGGTGCGTCCATGA
- a CDS encoding glutathione S-transferase, translating to MILYSFRRCPWAMRARLALRYAGCAVQVVEVKMKEKPAELLALSPKGTVPVLDSGAGVLEESLDIMRWALERHDPEDWRLLADPVAARQADALIARNDSTFKAQVNLYKYAERYPEHAREHYRQQAEAWLAELENLLADRAFLFANHPSLADAALLPLMRQFAGVEPEWFAEAAYPRLRSWLQGWLDSALFKAVMAK from the coding sequence GTGATTCTTTACTCGTTCCGCCGCTGCCCCTGGGCCATGCGCGCGCGCCTGGCCCTGCGCTACGCCGGGTGCGCGGTGCAGGTGGTCGAAGTGAAGATGAAGGAAAAGCCGGCCGAGCTGCTGGCACTGTCGCCCAAGGGCACGGTGCCGGTGCTCGACAGCGGTGCCGGGGTGCTGGAAGAGAGCCTGGACATCATGCGCTGGGCGCTCGAGCGACACGACCCCGAGGATTGGCGCCTGCTGGCCGACCCGGTCGCGGCGCGCCAGGCCGATGCGCTGATCGCCCGCAACGACAGTACGTTCAAGGCGCAGGTGAACTTGTACAAGTATGCCGAACGCTATCCCGAACATGCCCGGGAGCATTATCGACAACAGGCCGAGGCCTGGCTGGCCGAGCTGGAAAACCTGCTCGCCGACCGCGCCTTCCTGTTTGCCAACCACCCAAGTCTGGCCGACGCCGCGCTGCTGCCGTTGATGCGCCAGTTTGCCGGGGTCGAACCCGAATGGTTCGCCGAGGCGGCTTATCCGCGACTGCGCAGCTGGCTGCAAGGGTGGCTGGATTCAGCCTTGTTCAAAGCCGTCATGGCCAAATGA